A genomic window from Colletotrichum destructivum chromosome 7, complete sequence includes:
- a CDS encoding Putative short-chain dehydrogenase/reductase SDR, NAD(P)-binding domain superfamily → MDAAIAAAAAAEAALKSTSPFETGITFTKTIHREPYPTISPSRPELSQAGRTVLITGGSIGIGFAIAKGFSQAGAKRVIILGRRQNLVEEAVSDLRKEYPKVQFDGLSSDVDDLADTEKLWKGFEEDGTVIDVLVLNAAKISTGGAILALGRDDVWSSYTMNVRSLLDLTERFYKQKNGGGRQKFLVNVSTEATHNFTKSGPWPAYSASKNAGTILIQLIAKDTPPEEMQVVNFHPGVVRTSAFINAGIPEDFYPFDTASLGGNFAVWAASEEARFLHGRFVWAKWDVEELKTGEIGEKIRKNDHYLKVGVVGLQE, encoded by the exons ATGGACGcagccatcgccgccgccgccgccgccgaagccgcctTGAAGTCGACCTCCCCCTTTGAGACAGGAATCACCTTCACAAAGACGATCCACAGAGAGCCGTACCCAACcatctccccctcccgccccgaGCTCTCCCAGGCCGGCCGCACCGTCCTCATCACCGGCGGCTCCATTGGCATTGgcttcgccatcgccaagggcTTCAGCCAGGCCGGGGCCAAGCGGgtcatcatcctcggccgccgccagaacctggtcgaggaggccgtaTCGGACCTCCGGAAGGAGTATCCCAAGGTCCAGTTCGACGGGCTCTCGAGCGACgtggacgacctcgccgacaccgAGAAGCTGTGGAAGGGtttcgaggaggacggcaccgtcatcgacgtcctcgtcctcaacgccgccaagatcTCGACCGGCGGTGCCATCCTGGCGCTTGGGAGGGACGATGTGTGGAGCTCCTACACCATGAACGTCCGCTCGCTGCTGGACCTCACGGAGAGGTTCTACAAGCAGAAGAACGGCGGTGGTCGTCAAAAG TTCCTCGTCAACGTGTCCACCGAGGCCACCCATAACTTCACCAAATCAGGCCCGTGGCCGGCCTACAGCGCCAGCAAGAACGCCGGGACGATTCTGATCCAGCTGATCGCCAAGGACACGCCGCCGGAGGAGATGCAGGTCGTCAACTTCCATCCGGGGGTGGTGCGGACCTCGGCCTTCATCAACGCGGGCATCCCTGAGGATTTCTATCCGTTTGACACTG CGAGCCTGGGCGGGAACTTTGCGGTCTGGGCCGCGTCTGAGGAGGCGCGCTTTTTGCACGGCCGTTTCGTCTGGGCCAAGtgggacgtcgaggagctgaaAACGGGCGAAATCGGGGAGAAGATCCGGAAGAACGACCACTACCTCAAGGTGGGTGTTGTCGGACTTCAAGAGTAA
- a CDS encoding Putative zn(2)Cys(6) fungal-type DNA-binding domain-containing protein — MARLDKQKACLACTESKRRCDKRLPMCTRCDDRDVDCQYPVTKRRRPLHHDRPFLDTPTQQQQHQSNDATTMADALEFDAGSLAAGIWGSMPWLNLDFTSTTTLGLQPASSSSGLTGPSPAPARHPPPQESSESSRQTHNNNNKPQHSQPTAAETSLAESRWFLAPSSWRIEHWPVPAHDAYPAAVMTNFNRGLQAWVRRWATQGHNPFIHRALYAEGGHFPACVQDAFTTAAACHHKTPQNEAFVHRILDERAAALVAAGAANPPMPLETRDHLARVHALHVYTVLRLYDGDVSQRAAAESHLPVLDLWSRQLWDSAIADVTTLARGWMPAHSNFCPSNPTSSASFSPPAADAARTETAGLESTYESDLVAWNLWVLSESIRRTWIVVGCTIGVYKALKGQWGVCPGGSLFTARAGLWDAPSAPRWAALRRDLAAGAGDGLGDGDFFVQSGDGERIFRNAAAAEVDEFARHLFTCIWGLDRLEDWALRTASKGEVNLVY; from the coding sequence ATGGCTCGGCTCGACAAGCAGAAGGCCTGCCTAGCCTGCACGGAGTCCAAACGCCGTTGCGACAAGAGGCTCCCGATGTGTACCCGCTGCGATGACAGGGATGTGGACTGCCAGTACCCCGTCACAAAGAGACGTCGCCCTCTCCATCACGACAGGCCATTCCTTGATACCCCtacgcagcagcagcaacatcaatCCAACGATGCCACCACGATGGCCGATGCCCTGGAATTCGATGCCGGGTCTCTCGCCGCCGGGATCTGGGGGAGCATGCCCTGGTTGAACCTGGACTTCACGTCCACGACCACCCTCGGCCTTCAacccgcgtcgtcgtcgtcgggcctCACCGGACCGTCGCCCGCACCCGCCAgacacccgccgccgcaggaaTCCTCCGAATCCTCCCGGCAGAcacacaacaacaacaacaaaccGCAGCACAGCCAGCCGACCGCGGCCGAGACCTCCCTCGCCGAGAGCAGGTGGTTCCTCGCCCCCTCCAGCTGGCGCATCGAACACTGGCCCGTCCCGGCCCACGACGCCtacccggccgccgtcatgacCAACTTCAACCGTGGCCTGCAGGCCTGGGTCCGCCGCTGGGCCACGCAGGGCCACAACCCCTTCATCCACCGCGCCCTctacgccgagggcggccacTTCCCCGCCTGCGTCCAGGACGCcttcaccaccgccgccgcctgccaCCACAAGACGCCCCAGAACGAGGCTTTTGTCCACCGTATCCTCGAcgagcgcgccgccgccctcgtcgccgccggcgccgccaacccCCCCATGCCGCTCGAGACGCGCGACCACCTCGCCCGCGTCCACGCGCTGCACGTCTACACCGTCCTCCGCCTctacgacggcgacgtcagccagcgcgccgccgccgagtcccacctccccgtcctcgacctctGGAGCAGACAGCTCTGGGACTCCGCCATCGCGGACGTGACCACTCTCGCGCGCGGCTGGATGCCCGCTCACTCCAATTTTTGTCCCAGCAACCccacctcctcggcctcgttctcaccccccgccgccgacgccgcaaGGACCGAGACTGCCGGTCTGGAGAGCACGTACGAGTCGGACCTCGTAGCCTGGAACCTCTGGGTGCTCTCCGAGTCCATCCGGCGCACCTggatcgtcgtcggctgcaCCATCGGCGTCTACAAAGCCCTCAAGGGCCAGTGGGGCGTGTGCCCCGGCGGCTCCCTCTTCaccgcccgcgccggcctgTGGGAcgcgccctcggccccgCGGTGGGCGGCGCTCCGACGCGACCTtgctgccggtgccggcgacggactcggcgacggcgacttcTTCGTGCAGTCGGGGGACGGGGAGAGGATATTCCGCaacgcggcggccgccgaggtggacgagTTCGCGAGGCACCTGTTCACGTGCATCTGGGGGCTCGACCGGCTCGAGGACTGGGCTTTGAGGACGGCTTCCAAGGGCGAGGTCAACTTGGTGTATTGA